Within the Microbacterium terricola genome, the region CGACCTCCGCCGAGCTCGCCGGTCTGCCGCCCCTCGTCTTCGCCGGCGAGGTCGACAACCTCCGCGATCGCCTCGCGCGGGCAGCATCCGGTCGTGCGTTCCTGCTGCAGGGCGGCGACTGCGCCGAGACGTTCGCGGGCGCCACGGCCGAGCAGATCCGCAACCGCATCAAGACGGTACTGCAGATGGCGGTCGTGCTGACCTACGGCGCCTCGATGCCCATCGTGAAGATGGGCCGCATGGCCGGGCAGTTCGCCAAGCCGCGCTCGAGCGACACCGAGACCCGCGGCGACGTGAGCCTGCCCGCCTACCGCGGCGACATCGTCAACGGCTTCGACTTCACCGAGGGGTCCCGTCAGGCCGACCCCGCGCGGCTGCTCAAGGGCTACCACACCGCCGCATCGACCATCAATCTGATCCGCGCGTTCACGCAGGGCGGCTTCGCCGACCTGCGCGAGGTGCACTCGTGGAACAAGGGCTTTGCCGAGAACCCGGCCAACCAGCAGTACGAGCGCATGGCCGGCGAGATCGACCGCGCCATCCGCTTCATGGAGGCCGCCGGCGCCGACTTCGACGAGCTCAAGCGCGTCGAGTTCTACACCGGCCACGAGGGCCTGCTGATGGACTACGAGCGGCCGATGACGCGCATCGACTCGCGCACGGGCACCCCGTACAACACCTCGGCGCACTTCCTGTGGATCGGCGAGCGCACGCGCGAGCTCGACGGCGCGCACGTCGACTACTTCTCCAAGATCCGCAACCCCATCGGCGTCAAGCTCGGGCCGACGACCTCGCCCGACACCGCGCTGGAGCTCATCGACAAGCTGGACCCCGAGCGGGAGCCGGGGCGCCTCACCTTCATCACGCGCATGGGCGCGGGGAAGATCCGCGACGCGCTGCCCCCGCTGCTCGAGGCCGTGCGCGACTCGGGCGCCACGCCGCTGTGGGTCACCGACCCGATGCACGGCAACGGCATCACCACCCCGACCGGCTACAAGACGCGGCGCTTCGACGACGTGGTGGACGAGGTGCGCGGCTTCTTCGAGGCGCACCGCGCCGTGGGCACGTTCCCCGGTGGCATCCACGTCGAGCTCACCGGTGACGACGTCACCGAGTGCCTCGGCGGCTCCGAGCACATCGACGAGGCCACCCTCGCGACGCGCTACGAGTCGCTGTGCGACCCGCGCCTGAACCACATGCAGTCGCTGGAGCTGGCGTTCCTGGTCGCCGAGGAGCTCGAGAAGCGCTGATCCCGCTGCGGAGGCCCGCAGCATCCCGCTCGCCGTCGTCGCGAGGACTTTCGGCGATCTGAGGATCTTCGGTCGGCAGATTCTCCTCAGTTCGCCGATCTTCCTCACGAACCCACGGGTGGGGCGGAGATCGGATGCGGCAGCCGC harbors:
- a CDS encoding class II 3-deoxy-7-phosphoheptulonate synthase; translation: MPEQLDPLDHWRTLPIKQQPNWPDADAVAATSAELAGLPPLVFAGEVDNLRDRLARAASGRAFLLQGGDCAETFAGATAEQIRNRIKTVLQMAVVLTYGASMPIVKMGRMAGQFAKPRSSDTETRGDVSLPAYRGDIVNGFDFTEGSRQADPARLLKGYHTAASTINLIRAFTQGGFADLREVHSWNKGFAENPANQQYERMAGEIDRAIRFMEAAGADFDELKRVEFYTGHEGLLMDYERPMTRIDSRTGTPYNTSAHFLWIGERTRELDGAHVDYFSKIRNPIGVKLGPTTSPDTALELIDKLDPEREPGRLTFITRMGAGKIRDALPPLLEAVRDSGATPLWVTDPMHGNGITTPTGYKTRRFDDVVDEVRGFFEAHRAVGTFPGGIHVELTGDDVTECLGGSEHIDEATLATRYESLCDPRLNHMQSLELAFLVAEELEKR